In the genome of Podospora pseudocomata strain CBS 415.72m chromosome 7, whole genome shotgun sequence, the window GCTGTACCGAGACAGAATATCGGTCCATGACGTGGCAATTCTGGCCATATCTCGCTCACGAATAAGGTCCTTGAGATCACTGTTTCTCTtcgcctcctgctcctgccggCTGAGCATCAAGTCGGCAATCTCGTCGTGAATCGAGCTGAGAATGCGGAGGTATAATATGACGCCAGGGAGGTTGTCATTCTGGGCAATGGCATAAAAGTCCTGTACGAAGCTGCTCCAGTGTTCCCTGTACAAGAAGACAAAGAGGTATGTGAGGGTTTGCGTCAGCTTGTTTTGGAGATGTGCTGGGTCGACCTGACTTTGGGTGTTGCTCGTGTATGTCCGTCCGATATATTCGAGGAGAGACTGCTTCAGGTACACGAGACTGGCTGCATCCAGGGCTTCTGAATGAACGGCATTGTTTATGATTTCGAGCGAGACTAGTCGTACGACTTCGGACGCTGGGGGGGATCGGGTAAAGAGGCCGATGCAGACCTGCCAGGCCTGGGGGTCTACTCGCAGCTGGTTAAGGTACTCGAAAGCCTGGCCCTTGAGCTCCTGGCTGGAACTAGGGTTCCAGGCGACCTCGATCGCATTCTCGATCTATGAGGGCAGAGCATGTTAGCATGGTCATGCGACACGGCCCAGACAACGGCGACGGTTATCCCTCCTCTGGTGGTAGCGGGGTTGGGAGATTGGGCGCTTTTTGCGGGGAACTAGATCATGGGCTTACCTGGGCGTCCATTGCCGGACACAGTGGTTAatgtggtgtgtggtgagggatTCGGAGTCTTTATATTTCGGTGGGCTATTATTTTTGACGCGAGGCTGCTATAACTGTGGAAGCTGTGGTGGAAGAGCACTCGGCATTCTCAGATACGGCAGATGTGGCGCCGAAGATACATGAGTCGACCTTGCTTCAGTTGGCCTCCATGGTCTGCGGGGAATAAGCAAGGTagggcggcggtgagggatggggggttgttcGGATGGAGACAGTGCACAGTTAAAGACACACTCTTGTTCAGTGTGTACAGCCGCGGCGTGAGTTGCTTGGAAGTTTGTTTCTATTTCGACTCGTTCTCAATCTGGGGAAACAAAGCGGTGGATGGAAATGGGATGCTGCAAAAGATGGTGGGGCAGAGGGAGTCAAAAAAGTCAACCTCTACAGTAAAAGGCCAGGCTTCCAGACTGCCACCTGAATTGGTGGGGCACGCGCACGTGCCaccatctctctctcctctctaGAACACAAGACAATGAATGCCCATTGTGATACACTGCATACGGATATTCATAAATCCTTTGCCAAACCCCCAACGCCATAACCAGATACATTGGCTCCAAAACAGACCCCCTATTTTCCTTCCTCATAATTACCCCAATTCAAGACTGTCCCCCCGCTGACTCAAccagtcttcttcttcttctttggccgctcttcctcctcctcttcagcatcttccatctcctcgtcttcgtcatcatccacctcatTATCAACATCACTCTCTCCGCTGCCTGAACCATCACTTTCGTGATTGCTGTCGTATTCCTCGGCGACGTCGCTGTCCGAGTCAGCCTGGAAGTCCTCATCCACGCtctcctcatcttcgtcggCTGAGCCGCGATCGGCCTTGTTCTGGACCACTTCCTCGTCTGAGCTGGCCATGTCCTCCGCTCTCATGGCCGCAGCAAGCATGTTGGCATCCTCATCGATTTCGTTCTTAACGCGAAGACCCTTGTACTGGAAGAAGTCCTCGAGTCCCTTAAGATCTTCACGGTTGATGTTGCTAAACTGCGAGTTGCCGCCGCCCTTCATGTGGACTGTTATATCAAACGTCGACAGGGCGGAGACAGCTCCCCCAACGCGAGAGAAGGTGATGGACTGCGTTTGATCGTATGCGATGTAGGTGGCTGGCTTGGGCACGAACATGAACGCCTTTTCCAGGCAGTACAAGAAGCCCTCGCTGGCCTTGATCGAACACTTGATGCCGGACTGGGCCCGGTGTGTCTGGAAGTTTTTGGCAGGTGAGAGAATCTTCTTGCCCGCGAGTCCTCTAAAAATCTGGGCCACCACGCTGTGCAGGGGCTGCTCGTAGTGAGACTCGAGCTTGCCCTTGTACTTCTCGTTGAGGTCTTCTTCAGGGAGGTTCAGATCCAGCGTCACTTCCTCGTCCGTCTTGAACTGCATCACAAGGAATGGATACCTGGTCTGACCCTGGCGCAAGGGTGGATCCAGCCCGATGCAGAGGAGATAGTGAACCTCGTCGGGCTTGGGAAGAACCATGAACTTCTTGATGGCTTCGTACTGGATCTTGTAGTCGTATGTCTTGCCGCGAAGACGAAAGGATGTATCGTACATATCGATATCGAAACGACCTCTTGGCGTGAGGTGCAAGACATCGAGGAAGGTGGCAATCGTGTCGCCGGCCGACTCGCcaatctcggccttctcaATGAGGGTGTCGTAGAAGAGAGTGACGGCgttcttctcttcctcgtctgcATCGCTGCCAGcatcaccgccctcggcCTCTTTCCGGGTGGTTGTTCCTGGAATGTAGAACCTCATCTCGACCATCTGGTCCTTTCCGGCGGAcgccttctttccctttccagGGGTGGCACCATTCTGACCGGGTttcccaccctcgccaacagCAAACTCAACAGCGATTTCGTTTCTGCCGGcaaggttggtgttggagatTTCAGAGTAGGGGATTTCGAAGGCGGGACGGTTCTGGACGTTGAATGTGAGCTCCGCCTTTCCAAACTCGGCCTTGCCCCAGTTCCAGCCGCGCAGCGAATGCTCCTTGTTTTCTAGGTTCGTGCTATACCAGTTCTTGAAGATTTTGCTCAAGCGCTCGTAGTCCTGTTGGGGCGGGGGGCTGTCAGCAGCTGTCTCGGCTTGTGTCAATGTCGAAAATTAGGCACCCACCTCTTGCTGAAAACCGTCTAGTTGAATGATGCCCGAATTCCTCTGCAGAATCTTGATCTCGTAGCCCTTGGCGGCTCTGCTCCATTGCGCACCGCCAATGTTGCCCTGATCGAGTGTGAAGGTGTCGCCGCCGCCTACTGGCTTCCAGCCGAGACCGGTCTCCGCGAATCTGCACTTTCCGTGCTCCTTGGACAGGTCCAGGTAAATGTTGTCGAAACTCTCACTGCGCAGCGGTCAGTCTGGGAAGGTCAAGCGATCAGGCGCATGGAAATGGAGTTCAGAAGTAAACAACGTAcatggcggccatggtgatggtttcCTATCCAAAGTCTCGGAGATGGTTTGGATGGCGTTGTGGGTGACTGGAGGTTGTCGGAGACAGAATTGAAGGCGGCGTCGAAAGAACTTCCACTCGGCGCGCCTCTGAAAGGGAATCGGCGCCGTGACGCGACAAGCTAAATTGGTGGTCCGTGTCCCTTTCTTGGCGGCTCTGGGGCAGTAGCTGAACTGCCGGGCGGTGTGGCTTCCAGGACAGCAGGTGGCTTTTGGCTTGCAGGGAAAAGCTTGGGCCAGGAGAGCCCCTAGAAAGGTGGGGGGTGTATCGAGGGGTCGACTCTTTTGTTCACTTTTATCTCGGAGCACCACCTACAACGCTCCCGAGTGTGCTGCTGGACGGCACGTATAAAGAAACATACGTTTGGCTGTCTTATTCTTATGCTCCCCAAATTAGGCCTAGTGAACAAGTGGCTAACAGGGAAACCGCAAAACCGTGAAATATTATCGAGTGTTGACTTAGTTTGCAGCCCCAATTTCCCCTACCTTGAGTATGCCGTCCATGTAAGTACGTATGTATGCCGTCCATGTTGGGAAACTTTCGCGCCTCAGTGGAAACAACTAATATAGTTTGGGGCAGAATGTCACGCTCTTGTCCAAAGTTCTCTTTAATCCTGCCTAAGTTTAAGCCCTCTTGCCTCTCTTGCTCGAAAGTCGAGCCCACTTGCTCGAAAGTTAAGCCTACTTGCTTAGAAATCGACACCTATCACAAAGTTTAAATACCTGCCACCACCTGTCTCTCCCAATTGCATCCCAAAATCTACTCTCTGGTTCAGAACAGGCTACACCTCATCACCTTCACTGGTTCAGAACAGTTTGCAACGCACCATCTTATCTTTGGTTCAGCTATCCAAGCATCACCGTCaaaccacaccacacaccatcTCTCAAGATACACGGACCAATCCCAAAATGGACGGTTTCAATTTGTCCTAGTTTACCCAGGAAATAAAGGC includes:
- the POB3 gene encoding FACT complex subunit (EggNog:ENOG503NWB9; COG:B; BUSCO:EOG09261WVT) produces the protein MAAIESFDNIYLDLSKEHGKCRFAETGLGWKPVGGGDTFTLDQGNIGGAQWSRAAKGYEIKILQRNSGIIQLDGFQQEDYERLSKIFKNWYSTNLENKEHSLRGWNWGKAEFGKAELTFNVQNRPAFEIPYSEISNTNLAGRNEIAVEFAVGEGGKPGQNGATPGKGKKASAGKDQMVEMRFYIPGTTTRKEAEGGDAGSDADEEEKNAVTLFYDTLIEKAEIGESAGDTIATFLDVLHLTPRGRFDIDMYDTSFRLRGKTYDYKIQYEAIKKFMVLPKPDEVHYLLCIGLDPPLRQGQTRYPFLVMQFKTDEEVTLDLNLPEEDLNEKYKGKLESHYEQPLHSVVAQIFRGLAGKKILSPAKNFQTHRAQSGIKCSIKASEGFLYCLEKAFMFVPKPATYIAYDQTQSITFSRVGGAVSALSTFDITVHMKGGGNSQFSNINREDLKGLEDFFQYKGLRVKNEIDEDANMLAAAMRAEDMASSDEEVVQNKADRGSADEDEESVDEDFQADSDSDVAEEYDSNHESDGSGSGESDVDNEVDDDEDEEMEDAEEEEEERPKKKKKTG